The Malus domestica chromosome 08, GDT2T_hap1 genomic interval ATATATTATCCATAACATGCACGGGCAATTGGGCACGAATAATAGATAAAGATGATGTATAACAAGGGTCCCCTACAACTTATATAGTCGATCCCATATACACCAAGTTGAGATAATCAGATGGTGATGAGgaatatatctatatatttcATTGCTTCCCGTAACTCCTAAACGACCctataagtttacaaactttgcGAATCCATTTGTATTCTAATTTTTTCACTTCCTCCCTTGTGCTCAACATCCATGTCTAGTTACTACCATGTTTTGTATTTCTGGCTTTCCATTACCACCATCTCACACCTCGCAATTGTCTCAACCTTTGCTCAATCCCAAAACTATATCATCCACATGGATTCATCAATGATGCCTAAAGCCTTTTCTGATCATCATTCATGGTACGTGGCAACATTACACTCCACATTAGGCAAGTTTACGCCTATCACCGCCGggacctcctcctcctctgccCTCTCTTCCAAACTCATTTATAGTTATACTCATGTCATGAATGGTTTCAGTGCGAGTCTCACTGCTTCCGAGCTTGAGGCCTTAAAAAGCTCTCTAGGCTACATTTCTTCAGTGAAAGACTTGCCGGTAATGAAAGACACAACTCACTCCTCTCAATTTCTTGGCCTCAACTCCAGATCCGGAGCATGGCCGGTTTCGAATTACGGCAAAGATGTGATCATCGGGTTGGTGGACACGGGTGTTTGGCCAGAAAGTGAAAGCTTTAACGAAGATGGGATGTCAGAAATCCCACCAAGATGGAAAGGAGAATGTGAAAGTGGCACCCAATTCAATTCCTCATTGTGCAACAAAAAGTTGATTGGGGCAAAGTTCTTTAACAAAGGGCTCATTGCCCAAAATCCCAATCTGACCATTGAAGTGAATTCAACAAGGGATACTGAAGGGCATGGTACCCACACCTCGTCTACTGCCGCAGGAAATTACGTGGCAGGGGCATCTTTTTTTGGTTACGCCCCAGGAGTTGCCAGCGGCATGGCTCCTAGGGCGCATGTGGCCATGTACAAGGCGCTTTGGGATGAGGGAGCATTGTCGTCGGATATAATTGCTGCCATTGAGCAAGCAATTATAGACGGAGTGGATGTTTTGTCTTTGTCATTTGGGTTAGATGGTGTTGCTTTGTATGAGGATCCTGTTGCCATAGCAACATTTTCTGCCTTGGAGAGAGGTGTTTTTGTGTCCACGTCTGCAGGAAATGAAGGACCTTTCTTTGCTACCTTGCACAATGGTATCCCTTGGGTTCTGACGGTTGCAGCTGGTACAATTGACCGGGAATTCGAAGGAACTGAGCATCTTGGAAATGGAAACTCTGCCACGGGGTCTACTCTCTATCCCGGAAATTCATCTTCAACCCAATTTCCGGTTGTTTTCTTTGATGCGTGTAACAATACGAAAACACTGAAGCAGGTGGGGAAGAAGATCGTCGTGTGCCAGGACAAAAATGATACGCTGAACGATCAAGTTTATAATGTACGTAGCGCAAATGTTGCCGGAGGTATCTTCATTACCAACAACACAGATTTGGAGTTGTTCATCCAAAGCTCTTTTCCCGCAATCTTTCTGAGTCCAAAGGAAGGTGAAGTGATCAAAGGTTACATCAAGAGCAACTCACAGCCAAAAGCAAGCTTGGAGTTTCAAAAAACACTTCTTGGTG includes:
- the LOC103421129 gene encoding subtilisin-like protease SBT3; this translates as MSSYYHVLYFWLSITTISHLAIVSTFAQSQNYIIHMDSSMMPKAFSDHHSWYVATLHSTLGKFTPITAGTSSSSALSSKLIYSYTHVMNGFSASLTASELEALKSSLGYISSVKDLPVMKDTTHSSQFLGLNSRSGAWPVSNYGKDVIIGLVDTGVWPESESFNEDGMSEIPPRWKGECESGTQFNSSLCNKKLIGAKFFNKGLIAQNPNLTIEVNSTRDTEGHGTHTSSTAAGNYVAGASFFGYAPGVASGMAPRAHVAMYKALWDEGALSSDIIAAIEQAIIDGVDVLSLSFGLDGVALYEDPVAIATFSALERGVFVSTSAGNEGPFFATLHNGIPWVLTVAAGTIDREFEGTEHLGNGNSATGSTLYPGNSSSTQFPVVFFDACNNTKTLKQVGKKIVVCQDKNDTLNDQVYNVRSANVAGGIFITNNTDLELFIQSSFPAIFLSPKEGEVIKGYIKSNSQPKASLEFQKTLLGAKPAPSVTSYSSRGPSPSFPWTLKPDIVAPGSLVLAAWPQNISAAVVGKKDLFSNFNLLSGTSMSCPHAAGIAALLKGAHPEWSPAAIRSAMMTTSDILDNTGSPIKDIGYANQPASPLAIGAGHVNPNKALDPGLLYDVNIDDYVNLLCALNYTNKQIQTITKSVSNNCSTPSLDLNYPSFIAFFNSNDSNSDVQSTHEFRRTVTNIGKGLSTYVASVTPLKGFVVGVVPKKLEFKEEGEKLSFVLSIKGPRVMKEAVVFGYLSWVESGGQHVVRSPVVVSSLISSEIASQQR